The sequence TTGTCTGCATCAATCATCGCGTCAGCCCCAGCCAGCCCTCCTGCGGCGGTAGAGGTGGCGGTGAGGTTCTGGCGGAGAGGATTGAACAGGAGATCGCAGCCAAGGGGTGGGATATCGGGGTGAAACGATTTCACTGCCTGGGGCGCTGTCATCAGGGACCAGTCCTGAAGCTGGCGCCTGGTGGGCAATTTATCTGTGAGGTCGTACC comes from Mariprofundus aestuarium and encodes:
- a CDS encoding (2Fe-2S) ferredoxin domain-containing protein, yielding MEEDGDKKVYHTPHLKQVIVCINHRVSPSQPSCGGRGGGEVLAERIEQEIAAKGWDIGVKRFHCLGRCHQGPVLKLAPGGQFICEVVPEKLEEALLEIERFSTPVE